The Populus nigra chromosome 19, ddPopNigr1.1, whole genome shotgun sequence genome includes a window with the following:
- the LOC133679706 gene encoding laccase-2-like isoform X1: protein MGAPVPASPGILLTILLFALSCLWAFPEVAGAKHAGITRHYKFNIKLTNVTRLCHTKSMVTVNGKFPGPRVVAREGDRLVVKVVNHVPNNISIHWHGIRQLQSGWADGPAYITQCPIQTNQTYVYNFTVTGQRGTLFWHAHLSWLRASVYGPLIIFPKRNVSYPFAKPHKEVTIMLGEWFNADPEAVIRQALQTGGGPNVSEAYTFNGLPGPLYNCSTNNTYKLKVKPGKTYLLRLINAALNDELFFSIANHTFTVVEVDATYVKPFETNLLVITPGQTTNVLLKTKPIAPNASFYMLARPYFTGQGTFDNTTVAGILEYETSSNSTTFKPTLPPINATNAVANFTRKLRSLANSQFPVNVPQTVEKKFFFTVGLGNSMCPKNQTCQGPNGTKFSASVNNISMALPSTALLQSYFFKKSNGVYTSDFPSSPLHPFNYTGTPPNNTFVTNGTKLVVLPFNTSVEVVMQGTSILGAESHPLHLHGFNFYVVGEGFGNFDPNNDPKNFNLVDPVERNTVGVPSGGWVAIRFHADNPGVWFMHCHFDVHLSWGLRMAWIVLDGTLPSQKLPPPPSDLPKC, encoded by the exons ATGGGTGCTCCAGTCCCTGCATCACCAGGAATTCTTCTGACAATTCTACTCTTTGCTCTGAGCTGCCTCTGGGCCTTTCCTGAGGTTGCCGGTGCAAAGCATGCAGGCATCACGCGGCACTACAAGTTCAAC ATAAAACTGACAAATGTCACCCGGTTGTGCCACACTAAGAGCATGGTGACTGTTAATGGGAAATTCCCGGGGCCTCGTGTAGTTGCCAGAGAAGGTGACCGTTTAGTGGTGAAGGTGGTCAATCATGTTCCAAATAACATCAGCATCCATTG GCATGGAATTCGACAACTTCAAAGTGGATGGGCAGATGGGCCAGCATACATCACACAATGCCCTATTCAAACAAACCAGACTTATGTGTACAACTTCACTGTTACAGGACAAAGAGGAACTCTCTTCTGGCATGCTCACCTCTCATGGCTTAGAGCTTCTGTCTATGGACCTCTTATCATCTTCCCTAAGCGCAACGTTTCTTACCCATTTGCCAAACCCCACAAGGAAGTGACTATCATGTTGG GAGAGTGGTTCAACGCTGATCCTGAGGCAGTGATTAGACAGGCTTTACAGACAGGAGGGGGGCCAAATGTTTCTGAAGCCTATACCTTTAATGGACTTCCAGGTCCACTGTACAATTGCTCAACAAATA ATACATACAAGCTAAAGGTGAAGCCGGGAAAGACATATCTTCTCCGATTGATCAATGCTGCACTCAATGATGAGCTTTTTTTCAGCATTGCAAACCACACCTTCACCGTTGTTGAAGTGGATGCAACTTATGTGAAGCCTTTTGAGACCAACCTTCTGGTTATCACACCAGGACAGACCACAAATGTTCTTCTGAAGACCAAACCCATTGCTCCCAATGCATCATTCTACATGTTAGCAAGACCATATTTTACTGGCCAAGGCACATTTGACAACACAACTGTTGCAGGGATACTCGAGTATGAAACTTCTTCAAACTCGACAACTTTTAAACCTACCCTTCCTCCGATTAATGCTACAAATGCCGTTGCGAATTTCACAAGAAAACTTCGCAGTTTGGCTAATTCTCAATTCCCGGTTAATGTCCCTCAAACAGtcgaaaagaaattttttttcacagttgGTCTGGGAAACAGCATGTGCCCAAAAAATCAGACATGTCAAGGGCCTAATGGCACGAAATTTTCAGCTTCTGTTAACAACATCTCCATGGCTCTCCCTTCAACAGCACTCCTTCAatcctattttttcaaaaaatcaaatgggGTTTACACCTCTGATTTTCCAAGCTCTCCTCTCCATCCATTCAACTACACAGGGACCCCACCAAATAATACTTTTGTGACCAATGGTACCAAACTTGTAGTGCTACCATTTAACACAAGCGTGGAGGTAGTGATGCAGGGCACTAGCATTTTGGGTGCTGAAAGCCACCCTCTCCATCTCCATGGCTTCAATTTCTATGTTGTTGGAGAAGGGTTTGGGAATTTCGATCCAAATAATGACCCCAAGAACTTTAACCTTGTTGATCCTGTTGAAAGAAACACTGTTGGTGTGCCTTCTGGTGGCTGGGTGGCAATTCGTTTTCATGCAGACAATCCAG GAGTATGGTTTATGCACTGCCACTTCGATGTCCATTTGAGCTGGGGGTTAAGGATGGCATGGATTGTCTTGGATGGAACACTTCCCAGTCAGAAGCTCCCTCCTCCACCATCTGATCTTCCCAAGTGTTGA
- the LOC133679706 gene encoding laccase-2-like isoform X2, protein MGAPVPASPGILLTILLFALSCLWAFPEVAGAKHAGITRHYKFNIKLTNVTRLCHTKSMVTVNGKFPGPRVVAREGDRLVVKVVNHVPNNISIHWHGIRQLQSGWADGPAYITQCPIQTNQTYVYNFTVTGQRGTLFWHAHLSWLRASVYGPLIIFPKRNVSYPFAKPHKEVTIMLGEWFNADPEAVIRQALQTGGGPNVSEAYTFNGLPDTYKLKVKPGKTYLLRLINAALNDELFFSIANHTFTVVEVDATYVKPFETNLLVITPGQTTNVLLKTKPIAPNASFYMLARPYFTGQGTFDNTTVAGILEYETSSNSTTFKPTLPPINATNAVANFTRKLRSLANSQFPVNVPQTVEKKFFFTVGLGNSMCPKNQTCQGPNGTKFSASVNNISMALPSTALLQSYFFKKSNGVYTSDFPSSPLHPFNYTGTPPNNTFVTNGTKLVVLPFNTSVEVVMQGTSILGAESHPLHLHGFNFYVVGEGFGNFDPNNDPKNFNLVDPVERNTVGVPSGGWVAIRFHADNPGVWFMHCHFDVHLSWGLRMAWIVLDGTLPSQKLPPPPSDLPKC, encoded by the exons ATGGGTGCTCCAGTCCCTGCATCACCAGGAATTCTTCTGACAATTCTACTCTTTGCTCTGAGCTGCCTCTGGGCCTTTCCTGAGGTTGCCGGTGCAAAGCATGCAGGCATCACGCGGCACTACAAGTTCAAC ATAAAACTGACAAATGTCACCCGGTTGTGCCACACTAAGAGCATGGTGACTGTTAATGGGAAATTCCCGGGGCCTCGTGTAGTTGCCAGAGAAGGTGACCGTTTAGTGGTGAAGGTGGTCAATCATGTTCCAAATAACATCAGCATCCATTG GCATGGAATTCGACAACTTCAAAGTGGATGGGCAGATGGGCCAGCATACATCACACAATGCCCTATTCAAACAAACCAGACTTATGTGTACAACTTCACTGTTACAGGACAAAGAGGAACTCTCTTCTGGCATGCTCACCTCTCATGGCTTAGAGCTTCTGTCTATGGACCTCTTATCATCTTCCCTAAGCGCAACGTTTCTTACCCATTTGCCAAACCCCACAAGGAAGTGACTATCATGTTGG GAGAGTGGTTCAACGCTGATCCTGAGGCAGTGATTAGACAGGCTTTACAGACAGGAGGGGGGCCAAATGTTTCTGAAGCCTATACCTTTAATGGACTTCCAG ATACATACAAGCTAAAGGTGAAGCCGGGAAAGACATATCTTCTCCGATTGATCAATGCTGCACTCAATGATGAGCTTTTTTTCAGCATTGCAAACCACACCTTCACCGTTGTTGAAGTGGATGCAACTTATGTGAAGCCTTTTGAGACCAACCTTCTGGTTATCACACCAGGACAGACCACAAATGTTCTTCTGAAGACCAAACCCATTGCTCCCAATGCATCATTCTACATGTTAGCAAGACCATATTTTACTGGCCAAGGCACATTTGACAACACAACTGTTGCAGGGATACTCGAGTATGAAACTTCTTCAAACTCGACAACTTTTAAACCTACCCTTCCTCCGATTAATGCTACAAATGCCGTTGCGAATTTCACAAGAAAACTTCGCAGTTTGGCTAATTCTCAATTCCCGGTTAATGTCCCTCAAACAGtcgaaaagaaattttttttcacagttgGTCTGGGAAACAGCATGTGCCCAAAAAATCAGACATGTCAAGGGCCTAATGGCACGAAATTTTCAGCTTCTGTTAACAACATCTCCATGGCTCTCCCTTCAACAGCACTCCTTCAatcctattttttcaaaaaatcaaatgggGTTTACACCTCTGATTTTCCAAGCTCTCCTCTCCATCCATTCAACTACACAGGGACCCCACCAAATAATACTTTTGTGACCAATGGTACCAAACTTGTAGTGCTACCATTTAACACAAGCGTGGAGGTAGTGATGCAGGGCACTAGCATTTTGGGTGCTGAAAGCCACCCTCTCCATCTCCATGGCTTCAATTTCTATGTTGTTGGAGAAGGGTTTGGGAATTTCGATCCAAATAATGACCCCAAGAACTTTAACCTTGTTGATCCTGTTGAAAGAAACACTGTTGGTGTGCCTTCTGGTGGCTGGGTGGCAATTCGTTTTCATGCAGACAATCCAG GAGTATGGTTTATGCACTGCCACTTCGATGTCCATTTGAGCTGGGGGTTAAGGATGGCATGGATTGTCTTGGATGGAACACTTCCCAGTCAGAAGCTCCCTCCTCCACCATCTGATCTTCCCAAGTGTTGA
- the LOC133680548 gene encoding zinc transporter 1 isoform X2 encodes MAKYFMPCLKTPKSTSLLISLILILQFSLISSHGGHDGNDSSEGGISPYFYRWNENFLLLGTQFAGGVFLGTSLMHFLSDSADTLSKLTTKTYPFSFMLASAGYLLTMFGDCIVMFVTRSGAEREARVQVDEGGVAQEDDKDVAMNADPIFLKTTSFGDTILLILALCFHSVFEGIAVGVAGTKGEAWKNLWTISLHKIFAAIGMGIALLRMLPKRPFLLTVAYSFAFAISSPIGVGIGIAIDATAQGQEADWIFGISMGIACGVFIYVAINHLIAKGFHPQAKLYFDTPFFKFVAVFLGVGVIAVVMIWD; translated from the exons ATGGCTAAATATTTCATGCCTTGTTTGAAAACTCCCAAGTCAACCTCTTTGTTGATCTCTCTGATATTGATCCTGCAATTCTCTTTAATCAGTAGCCACGGAGGTCATGATGGAAACGACAGCAGCGAGG GTGGTATCTCTCCCTACTTCTATCGATGGAACGAGAATTTCCTTCTCTTGGGCACACAATTTGCCGGCGGCGTTTTTCTAGGGACCTCTCTCATGCATTTCTTGAGCGATTCGGCTGATACTCTTAGCAAACTCACTACCAAGACATACCCTTTCTCGTTCATGCTAGCCTCTGCCGGCTATCTTTTAACCATGTTTGGTGATTGCATAGTGATGTTCGTAACAAGGTCAGGTGCTGAAAGAGAAGCTAGAGTGCAAGTGGATGAAGGAGGGGTAGCTCAAGAGGATGATAAAGATGTGGCCATGAATGCCGATCCCATTTTCTTGAAGACCACGTCTTTTGGGGACACCATACTACTCATCCTTGCCTTGTGTTTTCATTCAGTTTTTGAGGGAATAGCCGTTGGAGTCGCAg ggACCAAGGGAGAGGCATGGAAGAATCTTTGGACTATATCATTGCACAAAATCTTTGCAGCCATTGGGATGGGAATCGCTCTGCTTAGGATGCTCCCAAAGAGGCCATTTCTATTAACCGTGGCATATTCTTTTGCTTTTGCTATTTCCAGCCCAATTGGAGTAGGGATAGGCATTGCCATTGATGCCACTGCTCAAGGCCAAGAAGCTGATTGGATCTTTGGTATCTCTATGGGGATTGCATGTGGAGTTTTTATCTATGTTGCCATCAACCATCTCATAGCTAAAGGATTCCATCCACAAGCTAAATTGTACTTCGACACTCCATTCTTCAAGTTTGTTGCTGTGTTCCTTGGGGTGGGAGTTATTGCAGTTGTTATGATTTGGGattga
- the LOC133680548 gene encoding zinc transporter 1 isoform X1 — MAKYFMPCLKTPKSTSLLISLILILQFSLISSHGGHDGNDSSEGNVHLHSKSLILVKVWCLIILLVTTFAGGISPYFYRWNENFLLLGTQFAGGVFLGTSLMHFLSDSADTLSKLTTKTYPFSFMLASAGYLLTMFGDCIVMFVTRSGAEREARVQVDEGGVAQEDDKDVAMNADPIFLKTTSFGDTILLILALCFHSVFEGIAVGVAGTKGEAWKNLWTISLHKIFAAIGMGIALLRMLPKRPFLLTVAYSFAFAISSPIGVGIGIAIDATAQGQEADWIFGISMGIACGVFIYVAINHLIAKGFHPQAKLYFDTPFFKFVAVFLGVGVIAVVMIWD; from the exons ATGGCTAAATATTTCATGCCTTGTTTGAAAACTCCCAAGTCAACCTCTTTGTTGATCTCTCTGATATTGATCCTGCAATTCTCTTTAATCAGTAGCCACGGAGGTCATGATGGAAACGACAGCAGCGAGGGTAACGTACATTTACATTCGAAAAGCTTGATTCTGGTGAAAGTATGGTGTTTGATCATACTGCTAGTTACCACATTCGCAGGTGGTATCTCTCCCTACTTCTATCGATGGAACGAGAATTTCCTTCTCTTGGGCACACAATTTGCCGGCGGCGTTTTTCTAGGGACCTCTCTCATGCATTTCTTGAGCGATTCGGCTGATACTCTTAGCAAACTCACTACCAAGACATACCCTTTCTCGTTCATGCTAGCCTCTGCCGGCTATCTTTTAACCATGTTTGGTGATTGCATAGTGATGTTCGTAACAAGGTCAGGTGCTGAAAGAGAAGCTAGAGTGCAAGTGGATGAAGGAGGGGTAGCTCAAGAGGATGATAAAGATGTGGCCATGAATGCCGATCCCATTTTCTTGAAGACCACGTCTTTTGGGGACACCATACTACTCATCCTTGCCTTGTGTTTTCATTCAGTTTTTGAGGGAATAGCCGTTGGAGTCGCAg ggACCAAGGGAGAGGCATGGAAGAATCTTTGGACTATATCATTGCACAAAATCTTTGCAGCCATTGGGATGGGAATCGCTCTGCTTAGGATGCTCCCAAAGAGGCCATTTCTATTAACCGTGGCATATTCTTTTGCTTTTGCTATTTCCAGCCCAATTGGAGTAGGGATAGGCATTGCCATTGATGCCACTGCTCAAGGCCAAGAAGCTGATTGGATCTTTGGTATCTCTATGGGGATTGCATGTGGAGTTTTTATCTATGTTGCCATCAACCATCTCATAGCTAAAGGATTCCATCCACAAGCTAAATTGTACTTCGACACTCCATTCTTCAAGTTTGTTGCTGTGTTCCTTGGGGTGGGAGTTATTGCAGTTGTTATGATTTGGGattga
- the LOC133679839 gene encoding small polypeptide DEVIL 13-like → MAEKWKLSKKEGSSSFTRSFSTKSSSSKAPLLRSSSLKISSPKCPLPRSCSQKSSSISRKCSSLAKEQKARFYIMRRCVAMLVCWHKHGDS, encoded by the coding sequence ATGGCTGAGAAGTGGAAGCTATCGAAGAAAGAAGGTTCATCTTCTTTCACAAGAAGTTTCTCAACAAAGAGTTCATCTTCCAAGGCTCCTCTCTTGAGGAGCTCATCCCTTAAAATCTCTTCTCCAAAGTGTCCTCTTCCAAGGAGTTGCTCTCAAAAAAGCTCTTCCATTTCACGTAAATGTAGTAGCTTAGCCAAGGAACAGAAggcaaggttttatatcatgaGGCGCTGTGTTGCCATGCTTGTTTGTTGGCACAAACACGGTGATTCTTGA
- the LOC133680657 gene encoding E3 ubiquitin-protein ligase SDIR1-like isoform X1 translates to MSFVFRGSRGDIESGFSGFIPERPAVRIHAARPVNSNSLAFLVTAVLLLFMILNSHQMSPNFLLWLVVGVFLMATSLRMYATCQQLQAQARAHAAAASGLMGHTELRLHMPPSIAFATRGRLQGLRLQLALLDREFDDLDYDTLRALDSGNASTTSMTEEEINALPVHKYKVPVQENGSASLQHASSSSAPAETKQDSKNADGNMKTSEDELTCTICLEQVNRGELVRSLPCLHQFHTNCIDPWLRQQGTCPVCKFLIGSGWQESRESESDGSDMV, encoded by the exons ATGAGTTTTGTGTTTCGAGGCTCGAGAGGAGATATTGAAAGTGGATTTTCAGGCTTCATTCCTGAAAGACCTGCAGTG CGTATTCATGCAGCTCGACCAGTTAACTCCAATTCACTTGCTTTTCTTGTCACGG CAGTTCTTTTGCTGTTCATGATTTTAAACTCTCATCAGATGTCACCAAACTTCCTG CTTTGGCTGGTTGTGGGTGTCTTTTTGATGGCCACAAGCTTGAGAATGTATGCAACTTGTCAACAACTTCAAGCTCAGGCACGAGCTCATGCTGCAGCAGCCAGTGGCTTGATGGGTCACACTGAACTGCGTTTGCATATGCCGCCATCAATAGCTTTTGCAACAAGAGGACGGTTGCAGGGACTAAGGCTCCAGCTTGCTCTTCTTGACCGTGAATTTGATGACTTAG ATTATGATACTCTTAGAGCACTGGACTCTGGTAATGCTTCTACTACCTCAATGACCGAGGAAGAGATAAATGCATTGCCAGTTCACAAGTATAAGGTCCCTGTTCAGGAGAA TGGTAGTGCATCTCTGCAGCATGCTTCATCTTCTTCAGCTCCAGCTGAG ACAAAGCAAGACTCAAAAAATGCAGATGGGAACATGAAAACTTCAGAAGATGAATTGACTTGCACTATTTGTTTGGAGCAAGTTAACAGGGGGGAACTAGTTCGTAGCTTGCCATGTTTGCACCAG TTTCATACCAACTGTATCGATCCATGGCTGCGGCAACAAGGCACGTGCCCAGTTTGTAAATTTCTGATCGGTTCCGGATGGCAAGAAAGCAGAGAGAGTGAATCTGATGGGTCGGACATGGTTTAA
- the LOC133680657 gene encoding E3 ubiquitin-protein ligase SDIR1-like isoform X2, with amino-acid sequence MSFVFRGSRGDIESGFSGFIPERPAVRIHAARPVNSNSLAFLVTVLLLFMILNSHQMSPNFLLWLVVGVFLMATSLRMYATCQQLQAQARAHAAAASGLMGHTELRLHMPPSIAFATRGRLQGLRLQLALLDREFDDLDYDTLRALDSGNASTTSMTEEEINALPVHKYKVPVQENGSASLQHASSSSAPAETKQDSKNADGNMKTSEDELTCTICLEQVNRGELVRSLPCLHQFHTNCIDPWLRQQGTCPVCKFLIGSGWQESRESESDGSDMV; translated from the exons ATGAGTTTTGTGTTTCGAGGCTCGAGAGGAGATATTGAAAGTGGATTTTCAGGCTTCATTCCTGAAAGACCTGCAGTG CGTATTCATGCAGCTCGACCAGTTAACTCCAATTCACTTGCTTTTCTTGTCACGG TTCTTTTGCTGTTCATGATTTTAAACTCTCATCAGATGTCACCAAACTTCCTG CTTTGGCTGGTTGTGGGTGTCTTTTTGATGGCCACAAGCTTGAGAATGTATGCAACTTGTCAACAACTTCAAGCTCAGGCACGAGCTCATGCTGCAGCAGCCAGTGGCTTGATGGGTCACACTGAACTGCGTTTGCATATGCCGCCATCAATAGCTTTTGCAACAAGAGGACGGTTGCAGGGACTAAGGCTCCAGCTTGCTCTTCTTGACCGTGAATTTGATGACTTAG ATTATGATACTCTTAGAGCACTGGACTCTGGTAATGCTTCTACTACCTCAATGACCGAGGAAGAGATAAATGCATTGCCAGTTCACAAGTATAAGGTCCCTGTTCAGGAGAA TGGTAGTGCATCTCTGCAGCATGCTTCATCTTCTTCAGCTCCAGCTGAG ACAAAGCAAGACTCAAAAAATGCAGATGGGAACATGAAAACTTCAGAAGATGAATTGACTTGCACTATTTGTTTGGAGCAAGTTAACAGGGGGGAACTAGTTCGTAGCTTGCCATGTTTGCACCAG TTTCATACCAACTGTATCGATCCATGGCTGCGGCAACAAGGCACGTGCCCAGTTTGTAAATTTCTGATCGGTTCCGGATGGCAAGAAAGCAGAGAGAGTGAATCTGATGGGTCGGACATGGTTTAA